In Acinonyx jubatus isolate Ajub_Pintada_27869175 chromosome B3, VMU_Ajub_asm_v1.0, whole genome shotgun sequence, a genomic segment contains:
- the ADSS1 gene encoding adenylosuccinate synthetase isozyme 1 isoform X2 codes for MFPTLEVDVEGQLKRLKGFAERIRPMVRDGVYFMYEALHGTPKKILVEGANAALLDIDFGTYPFVTSSNCTVGGVCTGLGIPPQNIGEVYGVVKAYTTRVGIGAFPTEQINEIGDLLQSRGHEWGVTTGRKRRCGWLDLMILRYAHMVNGFTALALTKLDILDALDEVKVGVSYKLNGKRIPYFPANQEILQKVEVEYETLPGWKADTTGARKWEDLPPQAQNYIRFVENHVGVAVKWVGVGKSRDSMIQLF; via the exons ATGTTCCCCACCCTGGAAGTGGATGTTGAAGGTCAACTCAAAAGGCTCAAG gGCTTTGCTGAGCGGATCCGACCCATGGTCCGAGACGGCGTGTACTTTATGTACGAGGCACTCCACGGCACCCCCAAAAAGATCCTCGTGGAAGGTGCCAACGCAGCCCTCCTTGACATTGATTTCG GGACCTACCCTTTTGTGACATCATCCAACTGCACCGTGGGCGGCGTGTGCACGGGCCTGGGCATCCCGCCACAGAACATAGGCGAGGTCTATGGCGTGGTGAAGGCCTACACCACACGCGTGGGCATCGGCGCCTTCCCCACCGAGCAGATCAAC GAAATCGGGGACCTGCTACAGAGCCGTGGCCACGAGTGGGGGGTGACCACGGGCAGGAAGAGGCGCTGTGGCTGGTTGGACCTGATGATTCTGCGATACGCGCACATGGTCAACGGCTTTACCGC GCTGGCCTTAACAAAGCTGGACATCCTGGATGCCCTGGACGAGGTCAAAGTCGGTGTCTCGTACAAGCTGAACGGGAAGAGGATCCCCTATTTCCCAG CTAACCAGGAGATACTGCAGAAGGTCGAGGTCGAATATGAAACACTGCCTGGGTGGAAGGCGGACACCACGGGCGCCAGGAAGTGGGAGGACCTCCCCCCGCAGGCCCAGAACTACATCCGGTTCGTGGAGAATCACGTCGGAGTGGCTG TGAAATGGGTTGGTGTCGGCAAATCAAGAGATTCCATGATCCAGCTGTTTTAG